In the genome of Christensenella timonensis, one region contains:
- a CDS encoding trypsin-like peptidase domain-containing protein, with protein sequence MDARTGVAKVVCEYLGDDGGVAVGSGFAVGDSDYVDFIVTNYHVVEGEPYEITVVTDSNLKTKATVYATRPSSDLAILQLERPIDEMKPLRLYTGDMENNIGTEVYALGFPAAADYVFDEADTFSEQVSITSGIVSSVKPVSWITDSSKSVQTYQIDVPISGGNSGGPLLNANGEVIGITSFGIGLEAKILMAAENINGAISSLELKYFLDDQEIGYFHDEAFPVWIPVVMVVAAAALIVVVFLWIKRKKRGMGTMKKKGKGNELTLKSYLETAYTPFDFDHAMRLLAPVAYQLAQSHAQMQWYGSVSPENILIDPGTGSTQLKELPAASSGSSNVVISPGYSPLEKYRSDITDGGYTDVFGFAAVLYRLLFRADPPEIFSRMQNDQTVVNNINSLPVYDQYKQAFIKSLNPDPRERFQNMGEMINALSIAPPVAQQPAAAGQEAAAGAEKPKKGGKKLLWLIPVGAVAAVAILCGVLFTQNANVIKAAEKLLEQERYAQATQKYDTAYFLSEADQANYTLGQAGAAFQNEEYEKALEYMETAAQGEQADKLKKDIVIAYSDELYLDEKTEEAIDILTPYAGDEDVDEEIAYLTYGEAGWQFENDRDEEGYAWLKRVPDTQIARDRGKNWVEEWTDTWYTQAGDYEKTIGILQHMPFQEEKYVITAIDKVVLSEAAYAMDNLDYARASELYALLSDDEEYAGFSESAMVLELFKKGEFGEMRPILQQLTEQGIDEAKDMLRMINSEDYLFPLMLGNWNNDTYYYNSTEDGWTTNLPQGSDASYIEIKDGKLRFMSSNNELVIAYEVWKLTQYELVLKNNESGETYELELD encoded by the coding sequence TTGGATGCAAGGACAGGCGTAGCCAAGGTCGTTTGCGAATATCTGGGCGATGATGGCGGCGTGGCCGTTGGTTCCGGGTTTGCGGTGGGAGACAGCGATTATGTTGATTTTATCGTGACGAACTATCATGTTGTGGAAGGGGAACCTTACGAGATCACTGTCGTAACGGACAGTAATTTGAAAACAAAGGCTACTGTATACGCGACGCGCCCTTCCTCTGATTTGGCGATTTTGCAATTGGAGCGGCCGATCGATGAAATGAAGCCGCTTCGTCTTTACACGGGCGATATGGAAAACAATATTGGTACGGAAGTGTATGCGCTTGGTTTTCCGGCAGCCGCGGATTATGTCTTTGACGAAGCGGATACGTTCAGTGAGCAGGTCAGCATTACCTCGGGCATTGTCAGTTCCGTCAAGCCGGTTTCATGGATCACGGATTCGTCCAAAAGCGTACAAACTTATCAAATCGATGTTCCGATCAGCGGCGGCAATTCCGGCGGCCCTCTTTTGAACGCCAACGGAGAGGTGATCGGTATCACTTCGTTTGGGATAGGACTGGAAGCAAAGATCCTGATGGCTGCCGAAAATATCAATGGGGCGATCAGTAGCTTGGAGTTGAAATATTTTCTGGATGATCAGGAAATTGGATATTTTCATGACGAAGCTTTTCCTGTCTGGATCCCCGTTGTAATGGTTGTTGCAGCGGCGGCATTGATCGTGGTTGTATTTTTATGGATAAAGAGGAAAAAGAGGGGTATGGGGACAATGAAGAAAAAGGGTAAGGGAAATGAATTGACTTTAAAGAGCTATCTGGAGACGGCGTATACGCCGTTTGACTTTGATCACGCAATGCGCTTATTGGCTCCGGTGGCTTATCAGTTGGCCCAGTCGCATGCCCAAATGCAATGGTATGGGAGCGTTTCGCCTGAAAATATTTTGATCGACCCGGGTACCGGATCGACACAACTGAAAGAATTGCCCGCTGCCTCCTCCGGCAGTAGCAATGTCGTAATCAGCCCGGGCTATTCACCGCTGGAAAAATATCGCAGCGATATAACGGATGGCGGATATACCGATGTCTTCGGCTTTGCTGCCGTGTTGTACCGTCTTTTGTTCCGTGCAGACCCGCCGGAAATATTTTCCCGTATGCAAAATGACCAAACGGTGGTCAATAATATCAATTCGCTGCCGGTCTATGACCAATACAAACAGGCGTTTATAAAGAGTTTGAATCCAGACCCGCGCGAACGGTTCCAGAACATGGGGGAAATGATCAACGCGTTGTCGATTGCGCCGCCGGTCGCCCAACAGCCGGCAGCGGCAGGGCAGGAAGCGGCTGCCGGGGCGGAAAAACCCAAAAAGGGCGGAAAAAAACTTTTGTGGCTGATCCCCGTAGGGGCAGTCGCTGCCGTGGCGATCCTATGCGGTGTCCTGTTTACCCAAAATGCGAACGTGATCAAGGCTGCTGAAAAATTGCTGGAACAGGAGCGCTATGCGCAGGCGACGCAGAAATATGATACGGCATACTTCCTTTCCGAAGCGGATCAGGCAAATTATACACTGGGGCAGGCCGGAGCGGCATTCCAAAACGAGGAATACGAAAAAGCGCTGGAATACATGGAGACAGCAGCGCAAGGCGAGCAGGCGGATAAGCTGAAAAAAGATATTGTGATCGCATACAGCGATGAATTATATTTGGACGAAAAAACGGAAGAAGCGATCGATATCTTAACGCCCTATGCGGGTGATGAAGATGTTGACGAAGAGATTGCTTATTTAACATATGGAGAAGCAGGATGGCAATTTGAAAATGATAGGGATGAGGAAGGCTATGCATGGCTTAAGCGGGTGCCTGACACCCAAATAGCCAGGGACAGAGGCAAGAATTGGGTAGAGGAATGGACGGACACTTGGTATACGCAGGCGGGAGATTACGAGAAAACGATAGGGATATTGCAGCATATGCCTTTCCAGGAAGAAAAATACGTGATTACCGCTATCGATAAAGTTGTGCTGAGCGAAGCCGCTTATGCAATGGACAACTTGGATTATGCACGTGCATCTGAATTATATGCTTTGCTGTCGGATGATGAAGAATATGCGGGATTTTCGGAAAGCGCAATGGTTTTGGAACTTTTTAAAAAGGGCGAATTTGGCGAAATGAGACCGATCCTTCAACAATTGACCGAGCAAGGGATCGATGAAGCTAAAGATATGCTACGGATGATTAACTCCGAAGATTATTTGTTTCCGCTGATGTTGGGAAATTGGAACAACGATACATATTATTATAATTCGACAGAGGACGGATGGACGACAAATCTGCCGCAGGGATCAGATGCTTCCTATATAGAAATAAAGGATGGGAAGCTGCGGTTCATGAGTAGTAATAACGAGCTGGTCATTGCTTATGAAGTGTGGAAACTCACGCAATATGAGCTTGTATTGAAAAATAATGAATCAGGAGAAACCTACGAGTTGGAACTGGATTAA
- a CDS encoding L-fucose isomerase, whose translation MVKIGIRPVNDGREQGVRESTDQQAMEMAQAVAKLLSSQVKDRHGKAVECVIADWTIGGFAEAAACRKKFELAGVEASITVAPCWCYPGETMDLQRDIPKAVWGFNGSEGPGAAYAAALCGGHMQKGDPIFNIYGHHIQDMADRAIPADVQEKLIRFARCACAVAQMKGKAYLSVGTVSMGTAGSVADEDFFEKFLGMHCEYKDMSEVIRRIEHDVLDTGECARAFEWVKKNCREGEDVNEHPRTSGQKDENWLDGIKMSMILRDMMEGSEYLRQNGFNEEGLGNNAIMASFQGQRQWTDFRTSANFMETILNGSFDWNGIRHPYVVATEGDCMNGTAMLFGHLLSQTAPMFSDVRTYWSPESVKRVTGKELTGHAANGLIHLINSGTTALDATGEQQKDGKPAMKPFWEITEEEAQKCLDATTWHADMLGFFRGGGFSSHFVSRGGMPLTMIRLNRVAGLGPVLQFVEGYSCELEPDVHRILDQRTCPTWPTTWFAPIVADQYACKSVYDVMANWGANHGAIVYGHIGAELITLASMLRIPVNMHNVDERRLQRPSAWAFFGMNDPEGADFRACRNFGPRYR comes from the coding sequence ATGGTGAAAATTGGAATCAGGCCGGTAAATGACGGCCGTGAACAGGGCGTAAGGGAAAGTACGGATCAACAGGCGATGGAAATGGCGCAAGCGGTTGCGAAGCTGCTGTCCTCACAGGTGAAAGACCGGCATGGCAAGGCTGTGGAATGTGTGATCGCCGACTGGACGATCGGCGGGTTTGCGGAAGCGGCCGCTTGCCGCAAAAAATTTGAACTGGCAGGAGTGGAAGCCTCGATCACGGTCGCTCCGTGCTGGTGCTATCCGGGGGAAACGATGGATCTGCAAAGGGATATCCCCAAAGCCGTATGGGGCTTTAACGGAAGCGAAGGCCCGGGAGCCGCATATGCCGCGGCGTTATGCGGCGGACATATGCAAAAAGGGGATCCGATCTTCAATATTTACGGGCATCATATCCAGGACATGGCAGACCGTGCGATCCCTGCGGATGTACAGGAAAAACTGATCCGCTTTGCACGGTGCGCCTGTGCCGTGGCGCAAATGAAGGGCAAGGCGTATTTATCGGTCGGCACTGTGAGTATGGGGACGGCGGGCAGTGTGGCAGATGAGGATTTTTTTGAAAAGTTTCTCGGGATGCACTGTGAATATAAGGATATGTCGGAAGTGATCCGCCGTATCGAACATGATGTGCTGGACACAGGAGAATGTGCCCGGGCCTTTGAATGGGTCAAGAAAAATTGCCGGGAAGGCGAGGATGTCAACGAACACCCGCGTACATCCGGGCAAAAGGATGAAAATTGGCTTGATGGGATCAAAATGTCGATGATCCTGCGGGATATGATGGAGGGGAGCGAATACTTAAGGCAAAACGGTTTCAATGAAGAAGGGCTGGGAAACAACGCGATCATGGCTTCTTTCCAGGGGCAGCGGCAATGGACGGATTTTCGCACAAGCGCAAATTTTATGGAAACGATCTTAAATGGGAGCTTTGACTGGAACGGTATCCGCCATCCGTATGTAGTGGCGACGGAAGGGGATTGCATGAATGGGACGGCGATGCTCTTCGGGCATCTGCTGTCACAGACGGCTCCCATGTTCAGCGATGTGCGGACTTATTGGAGCCCGGAATCTGTCAAACGGGTAACGGGCAAGGAGCTGACCGGGCACGCGGCAAACGGCTTGATCCACCTGATCAACTCAGGCACGACCGCACTGGATGCTACAGGGGAGCAACAAAAGGATGGGAAGCCGGCAATGAAGCCGTTTTGGGAAATTACGGAAGAAGAAGCGCAGAAATGCCTTGATGCTACGACCTGGCACGCCGACATGCTGGGATTTTTCCGCGGGGGAGGATTTTCTTCCCACTTTGTTTCACGCGGCGGCATGCCCCTTACCATGATACGCTTAAACCGCGTAGCGGGGCTGGGGCCTGTGTTGCAGTTTGTGGAGGGGTATTCGTGCGAGCTGGAACCGGATGTGCACCGGATCCTGGACCAGCGGACCTGCCCGACCTGGCCGACGACCTGGTTTGCTCCCATTGTTGCAGACCAATATGCATGCAAGAGCGTGTACGACGTGATGGCGAACTGGGGAGCCAATCACGGCGCGATCGTTTATGGACATATCGGTGCGGAGCTCATTACGCTGGCTTCCATGCTGCGTATCCCTGTCAATATGCATAATGTGGATGAACGCAGGCTGCAGAGGCCGAGCGCATGGGCGTTTTTCGGCATGAATGACCCGGAAGGCGCGGATTTCCGGGCATGCCGGAATTTTGGGCCGCGATATCGTTAA
- a CDS encoding glycyl-radical enzyme activating protein has protein sequence MEQVYVREIRRFSTYDGPGARSVIHLKGCFMRCKWCSSPATWQRDPEILIHTAKCIRCGACADTCRTGALTIQGDGARYDRKKCERCWACVKVCRQAAVEKTGKIMTAEEAAGQLLKDQMFYEETGGGITVSGGEPLMHPQFVCALLEILGENGVHTAIETTANLSWEKIKPAVGMAGLLMVDIKHMDSDIHERLTGSPNRLVLENLGKIKDMEKDIWIGYPCIPGMNDEQANREAMACFMNRLGLKKLRVFPYHRLGIAEYRGMGLLEHIAPLESIPYCSEEMLAEIRKDFRGCGIEAEIIGME, from the coding sequence ATGGAACAGGTATATGTCAGGGAAATACGGCGGTTTTCCACTTATGACGGGCCGGGAGCCAGGAGCGTGATCCATCTGAAAGGGTGCTTCATGCGGTGCAAATGGTGTTCCAGCCCGGCGACTTGGCAAAGGGATCCGGAAATATTGATCCATACGGCGAAGTGCATCCGGTGCGGCGCCTGTGCAGATACCTGCCGGACGGGCGCCCTTACCATACAAGGCGACGGCGCCCGATACGACCGCAAAAAGTGTGAGCGGTGCTGGGCGTGTGTGAAGGTATGCCGGCAGGCCGCGGTGGAAAAAACAGGGAAGATCATGACGGCAGAAGAGGCCGCGGGGCAGCTATTGAAAGACCAGATGTTTTATGAAGAAACAGGCGGCGGGATCACGGTATCGGGCGGGGAACCGCTTATGCATCCGCAGTTTGTGTGTGCATTGCTGGAGATCCTGGGGGAAAACGGGGTGCATACAGCTATTGAAACGACCGCGAACTTAAGCTGGGAGAAGATAAAACCGGCGGTGGGAATGGCCGGCCTGCTGATGGTGGATATCAAGCACATGGACAGCGATATCCACGAAAGACTGACGGGGAGCCCCAACCGGCTCGTGCTCGAAAACCTTGGGAAAATCAAGGATATGGAAAAAGATATATGGATCGGTTACCCATGTATACCAGGGATGAATGACGAACAGGCGAACAGGGAAGCGATGGCCTGTTTTATGAATAGGCTCGGCCTTAAAAAGCTGCGGGTATTCCCTTACCACAGGCTGGGAATAGCGGAATACCGGGGGATGGGGCTGCTTGAGCACATCGCGCCGCTTGAGAGCATACCTTATTGCAGCGAAGAAATGCTCGCAGAAATCAGGAAGGATTTTCGGGGCTGCGGGATCGAGGCGGAGATCATAGGAATGGAATAA
- a CDS encoding glycyl radical protein: protein MKTLDEKEVALEREYGCTDRIGRMREKIASVTPYVSAQRALIVTQAYQEFESEPICIKRAKTLKRILENLHVWIADDELIVGQMAEHLRSAQVFPEMGIFWLEEEMDEFETRAQDKFIVPDPVKKDLQGIFGYWRGKTLYDYMLKRVPKETLNLNYMPHSVLNGRYHLYNGLGHIAQDFAKVLRIGFSGIKEEAQDVLGSMDLAQPGANKKRLFMESVIISCDAAVLFAHRYADEAFRMAGREQDPKRRKELLRISEICRKVPQHPAETFWEALQAIWFVQLITQIETEGVSISPGRLDQYVYPYYLCSRDNGLDGNLQEVLEAFWLKFTEMVKLYDKHTAATNASFPMGQNMVAGGVNKYGRDVTNELSYMMLDAQLHLRLPQPNFGVRIHSATPPKFLRAVARTIRDANTMPQLDNDEVYIPSLMERGVPLEVAREYCIEGCNEPGLPGKLHGRGFGGFINQTKCLELALNDGKCMITGMQMGPQTGEMTETTGFADIMEAYTKQVQYFVHQNAIMQNVADAGHAELMPVPFLSATMDVLKTAKDITDGGCEFNFTGPNVVGIGTTGNSLAAIKQAVYEKHTVTLPELLKAMKENFKGYEALRKELLAAPKWCNDEDYVDELTSDALNVVADALRTVKNERGGPYLLSCIPMSSVLPMGKDVGATADGRQAYASLSDSVGSQPGTDLEGPTAAIKSVGKLNNIEMGNGLIFNMRIDPYAIQKERIAAFEGLIRTFVRMKCMQIQFNIVSSQVLRKAQEQPDKYRGLAVRVTGYSAFFVDLSHEVQEEIIKRNEHVFS, encoded by the coding sequence ATGAAAACGTTGGATGAAAAGGAAGTAGCGCTGGAACGGGAATATGGATGCACGGACAGGATCGGAAGGATGCGGGAAAAAATTGCTTCCGTCACGCCGTATGTCAGCGCACAGCGCGCATTGATCGTAACGCAGGCTTACCAGGAATTCGAGAGCGAGCCGATCTGTATCAAGCGGGCAAAAACACTCAAACGGATATTGGAGAACCTCCATGTATGGATCGCGGATGACGAGCTGATCGTGGGGCAGATGGCAGAGCATTTACGCAGCGCGCAGGTTTTTCCTGAAATGGGAATATTCTGGCTGGAAGAGGAAATGGATGAATTTGAAACGAGGGCGCAGGATAAATTCATCGTGCCGGATCCGGTGAAAAAAGACTTGCAGGGGATCTTTGGGTATTGGCGCGGAAAAACATTATATGATTACATGCTGAAACGCGTGCCCAAGGAAACGCTGAACCTGAACTATATGCCGCATTCGGTATTGAACGGAAGATACCATTTGTACAATGGCCTGGGGCATATTGCGCAGGATTTTGCAAAAGTCCTCCGCATCGGTTTTAGCGGGATCAAGGAAGAGGCGCAGGATGTGCTAGGCAGTATGGATCTTGCACAGCCGGGCGCGAATAAAAAAAGGCTGTTCATGGAATCTGTGATAATATCGTGTGATGCGGCGGTCTTGTTTGCACACCGTTACGCGGACGAAGCCTTCCGTATGGCGGGCAGGGAACAGGATCCGAAACGCAGGAAGGAATTGCTGCGTATTTCGGAAATATGCCGTAAGGTACCGCAGCATCCGGCTGAAACCTTCTGGGAAGCGCTCCAGGCGATCTGGTTTGTACAGCTGATCACACAGATCGAGACGGAGGGCGTGTCCATTTCCCCGGGCAGGCTGGACCAGTATGTCTATCCTTATTACTTATGTTCGCGGGATAATGGGCTGGATGGAAACCTGCAGGAGGTACTGGAAGCCTTCTGGCTGAAGTTTACGGAAATGGTCAAGCTTTACGATAAGCATACTGCGGCGACGAATGCGTCGTTCCCCATGGGGCAGAACATGGTAGCGGGCGGCGTCAACAAATATGGACGGGATGTGACCAACGAGCTTTCTTACATGATGCTGGATGCACAGCTCCACCTGCGCCTGCCGCAGCCAAATTTCGGTGTGCGCATCCATTCGGCTACGCCGCCAAAATTCCTGCGTGCCGTGGCACGGACGATACGCGACGCAAATACGATGCCGCAGCTCGACAATGACGAAGTCTATATCCCGTCGCTTATGGAACGGGGCGTTCCGCTTGAAGTGGCGCGGGAGTACTGCATTGAGGGGTGCAATGAGCCCGGCCTTCCCGGCAAGCTGCACGGCAGGGGCTTTGGCGGGTTTATCAACCAAACCAAATGCCTGGAGCTCGCACTCAACGATGGGAAATGTATGATCACAGGCATGCAGATGGGCCCGCAGACCGGAGAGATGACGGAAACGACAGGCTTTGCGGACATTATGGAGGCCTATACAAAGCAGGTGCAATATTTTGTACACCAGAATGCCATTATGCAGAATGTGGCGGACGCCGGCCATGCAGAACTCATGCCCGTGCCTTTCCTTTCGGCGACTATGGATGTGCTTAAGACAGCGAAGGATATCACGGACGGAGGATGTGAATTCAATTTTACCGGGCCCAATGTCGTGGGGATCGGGACTACCGGGAATTCGCTGGCTGCCATCAAACAGGCGGTCTATGAAAAACACACGGTTACACTGCCGGAACTGCTGAAGGCCATGAAAGAAAACTTTAAGGGCTATGAAGCGCTGCGCAAAGAGCTTTTAGCCGCGCCGAAATGGTGTAACGACGAAGATTATGTGGACGAACTGACGAGCGACGCGCTCAATGTGGTAGCCGACGCTTTGCGTACCGTAAAAAATGAACGCGGCGGCCCCTATCTTTTGTCCTGCATCCCGATGTCCTCTGTTTTGCCTATGGGAAAAGATGTGGGGGCCACGGCAGACGGCAGGCAGGCGTACGCGTCGCTTTCGGATTCTGTGGGGTCACAGCCGGGGACAGACCTGGAGGGGCCTACGGCAGCCATCAAATCGGTGGGGAAATTGAACAATATCGAGATGGGAAACGGCCTGATCTTCAATATGCGTATCGATCCGTATGCCATCCAAAAGGAACGGATCGCGGCTTTCGAGGGCCTGATCCGGACGTTTGTCAGAATGAAATGCATGCAGATACAATTCAATATCGTCAGCAGCCAGGTACTGCGCAAGGCGCAGGAGCAACCGGATAAATACCGGGGCCTCGCCGTGCGGGTGACAGGCTACAGCGCTTTCTTCGTGGATCTTTCACACGAAGTACAGGAAGAGATCATCAAACGCAACGAACACGTTTTTTCCTGA
- a CDS encoding substrate-binding domain-containing protein, with protein MKKNWMKMLGVVLTVCLCACMLLAGCQSTPAAAGAEGSAAGGDAGGSVLQADPQKEYYMVTFVSGIDFWKQCYAGFEDGAALYGATTVYDGAPEYDINKAITVLEQVIAKKPAGIAVTCMNPDAYIEPINKAIEAGIPVVTFDSDAPDSGRYTNLSTKNYEGGVAAAEYMAELLGGKGEVAIVATVGQLNIEERANGFRETIESKYPDIKIVQEVDGETQEEVAAQVTASLIQSNPNVNGIYTANANMGVGAATAIKESGKAGDIKLISFDVDQSLLDLMEEGSINGLIAQSSWNMGFWAFQFLYMADNAPLNPTPGWQESGASPLPAYVDTGVSVVTPENMQPYLDEYAKAAEG; from the coding sequence ATGAAAAAGAATTGGATGAAGATGTTGGGTGTTGTACTTACGGTATGCCTGTGCGCATGTATGCTGCTGGCCGGCTGCCAGAGCACGCCCGCGGCAGCGGGTGCGGAAGGAAGTGCGGCAGGAGGGGACGCAGGCGGGAGCGTGCTGCAGGCCGACCCGCAAAAGGAATATTATATGGTCACGTTCGTTTCGGGCATCGATTTCTGGAAACAGTGTTATGCGGGGTTTGAAGACGGGGCCGCGCTTTACGGCGCGACAACGGTATATGACGGCGCGCCGGAATATGATATCAATAAAGCGATCACTGTTTTAGAGCAGGTCATTGCCAAAAAGCCGGCCGGGATCGCAGTTACCTGTATGAACCCCGACGCCTATATCGAACCGATCAACAAGGCGATCGAGGCAGGTATCCCCGTCGTCACATTTGATTCGGACGCACCCGACAGCGGGCGCTACACCAATTTATCGACCAAGAATTATGAAGGCGGCGTAGCGGCAGCGGAATATATGGCGGAACTGTTGGGTGGAAAGGGCGAGGTCGCCATTGTCGCGACGGTAGGACAGCTCAATATCGAAGAACGTGCGAACGGGTTCCGCGAAACAATCGAATCCAAATATCCTGATATCAAGATCGTACAGGAAGTGGACGGGGAAACACAGGAAGAGGTAGCGGCACAGGTCACGGCCTCCCTGATCCAGTCCAACCCGAATGTAAACGGGATCTATACTGCGAATGCAAACATGGGCGTAGGCGCCGCGACGGCGATCAAGGAAAGCGGCAAAGCGGGCGACATCAAGCTGATCAGCTTTGACGTGGATCAATCGCTGCTCGACCTGATGGAAGAGGGCTCGATCAACGGGCTGATCGCACAGAGCAGTTGGAACATGGGTTTTTGGGCATTCCAGTTCCTGTATATGGCGGATAACGCACCGCTCAATCCGACCCCCGGCTGGCAGGAGAGCGGGGCAAGCCCGCTGCCGGCATATGTAGATACGGGCGTCAGCGTGGTAACGCCGGAAAATATGCAGCCTTATCTGGATGAATACGCAAAGGCGGCAGAGGGCTAA
- a CDS encoding ABC transporter permease yields MKEVAKGKKRNWFLRLLDIRETMVLLIIIIISVLLSLASPFFLTADNLRTTAIGLSADGIIVIGMTIALISGGFDLSVGSMVGLSGAIVAAMFVSGINIWMGVIVAIVICGALGLVSGLFIGKVGINPFIITLAMMSIARGCAYVITSGSPISLKNASESFLSLGRGEVLGIPVMVIIFIAFVVVGDILLRKSSPLRKVFYTGSNEKAAILSGINTKRVKVLVYFSSALLAAFAGVLSLARFGVATPTSGDGTEMRVISAAIIGGTSLNGGEGSVFGAVLGIILLNIISNALVLLKISVYWQELISGLILLLAVTIDFINHKRKASHLVVAE; encoded by the coding sequence ATGAAAGAGGTAGCAAAAGGAAAAAAGAGGAACTGGTTTTTAAGGCTGCTGGACATCAGGGAAACGATGGTATTATTGATCATCATCATCATATCGGTACTGCTCTCCCTGGCCAGTCCGTTTTTCTTAACGGCAGACAACCTGCGCACAACCGCTATTGGGTTATCGGCGGACGGCATCATTGTCATCGGCATGACGATCGCCCTGATATCAGGCGGATTCGATTTATCGGTCGGCTCCATGGTCGGGCTTTCGGGCGCTATTGTGGCGGCAATGTTTGTTTCGGGCATCAATATTTGGATGGGAGTCATTGTAGCCATCGTTATCTGCGGGGCGCTGGGGCTTGTCAGCGGACTGTTTATCGGAAAAGTGGGGATCAACCCTTTTATTATCACACTGGCCATGATGAGCATCGCGCGCGGATGCGCCTATGTGATCACCTCGGGTTCCCCGATCTCATTAAAAAACGCCTCGGAAAGCTTTCTTTCGCTGGGACGCGGGGAAGTGCTCGGGATCCCGGTCATGGTCATTATTTTTATTGCCTTTGTTGTGGTAGGGGATATCCTGCTTCGCAAATCTTCCCCGCTCCGTAAAGTCTTTTATACCGGAAGCAATGAAAAGGCGGCGATCCTCTCCGGCATCAATACAAAAAGGGTAAAGGTGCTCGTATACTTTTCCAGCGCACTTTTAGCAGCGTTTGCCGGCGTTCTTTCGCTGGCACGGTTTGGGGTCGCGACACCGACCTCGGGGGATGGCACGGAGATGCGCGTGATTTCGGCAGCGATCATCGGCGGAACCAGCTTGAACGGTGGGGAAGGATCGGTCTTTGGCGCTGTACTGGGCATCATATTGCTGAATATCATCAGCAACGCGTTGGTACTTCTCAAAATCTCGGTCTATTGGCAGGAGCTGATCAGCGGGCTGATCCTGCTGCTGGCAGTGACGATAGATTTCATCAACCATAAACGGAAAGCGAGCCACCTGGTGGTGGCGGAATAA